The Algihabitans albus genome includes a window with the following:
- a CDS encoding AAA family ATPase: MRNRFVKTANVRRFLGAVQSLDDRGAPEASLVLATGDAGYGKSRCGVWFATTQDAAHVRVHAASTPNWLLTDIVRQLGEAKPARSSEKLFGQAVAILAPHPRPIVVDEVEHALRDLTVIETIRDLSDACEIPVILIGREHVVGRLKRERQIWTRIHARAEFGPATEEDVKLCAEELCEVPLQPEVVARIWQESEGHIREVVKALKTAERVGLRHRGKAVTAAMVADRPLCQDHQRLSRKAA, from the coding sequence ATGCGCAATCGTTTCGTCAAGACGGCCAACGTGCGGCGGTTCCTGGGCGCCGTCCAGTCACTGGACGATCGCGGGGCGCCTGAGGCCAGCCTGGTGCTGGCAACCGGCGACGCAGGCTATGGGAAGAGCCGCTGCGGCGTCTGGTTCGCGACGACGCAGGATGCAGCGCACGTCCGGGTGCATGCGGCCTCGACGCCGAACTGGCTCCTGACCGACATCGTCCGGCAGCTGGGCGAGGCCAAGCCGGCGCGTTCCTCGGAAAAGCTATTCGGACAAGCGGTCGCGATCCTGGCGCCGCATCCCCGGCCGATCGTGGTCGACGAGGTGGAGCATGCGTTGCGCGATCTCACGGTGATCGAGACGATTCGCGATCTCTCCGACGCCTGCGAGATCCCGGTCATCCTGATCGGGCGCGAGCATGTGGTCGGGCGTCTGAAGCGGGAGCGGCAGATCTGGACTCGCATCCACGCCCGCGCGGAGTTCGGCCCGGCTACGGAAGAGGACGTGAAGCTGTGCGCCGAGGAGCTGTGCGAGGTGCCGCTCCAGCCGGAGGTTGTCGCCCGAATCTGGCAGGAGTCGGAAGGCCATATCCGCGAGGTGGTCAAGGCGCTGAAGACCGCCGAACGGGTCGGATTGCGCCACCGGGGCAAGGCGGTGACGGCCGCCATGGTCGCCGATCGGCCGCTGTGCCAGGACCACCAACGCCTCAGCCGGAAGGCCGCGTGA
- a CDS encoding helix-turn-helix domain-containing protein, translating into MTERLTRSTRVLRALPDQGRCVTVPDLAEELTMPRKEVSKALVVLHERGLAKRQRPGCYLVTEAGMLARRNGEAIASGPRSAHTGRRNANAQPTLRDKAWRAMRSLDKFTLGDLIELTGGGGRDPESNLRRYLRGLKAAGYLAELRFREPGTAPSSPGAKRYRLIKNSGPLPPRISQKRDDLYDPNTGESHPLTGGSAS; encoded by the coding sequence ATGACGGAGCGGCTGACACGGTCCACGCGGGTGCTGCGGGCGCTGCCGGACCAGGGCCGGTGCGTCACGGTCCCGGATCTGGCCGAGGAGCTGACCATGCCGCGCAAGGAGGTCTCGAAAGCCCTCGTCGTCCTGCACGAGCGCGGTCTCGCCAAGCGACAGCGCCCCGGCTGCTATCTCGTCACCGAGGCCGGGATGCTAGCGCGCCGCAATGGCGAAGCCATCGCTTCGGGGCCGCGCTCGGCTCACACGGGTCGGCGCAATGCCAATGCCCAGCCGACGCTGCGGGACAAGGCTTGGCGCGCGATGCGCTCGCTGGACAAGTTCACCCTGGGCGATCTGATCGAGCTGACGGGCGGCGGCGGGCGCGATCCCGAGAGCAACCTGCGGCGCTACCTACGCGGTCTGAAGGCGGCCGGCTACCTGGCGGAGCTGCGGTTTCGCGAGCCGGGGACTGCGCCCAGCAGTCCCGGCGCCAAGCGCTACAGGCTCATCAAGAACAGCGGGCCGCTGCCGCCGCGGATCAGCCAGAAGCGCGACGATCTCTACGATCCTAACACGGGCGAATCTCACCCGCTGACCGGAGGCTCGGCATCATGA
- a CDS encoding transcriptional regulator, with protein MSRHLESCQEAWNGEAPDWVLALARACDELGGHRQAGETCGISRATVSMLMRNAYDRDARQIEQRVRGRLLDAAVDCPVLGELRRDRCLEHQGRRLGDLGSSPMNVQLYRACQTCSHNLRRQP; from the coding sequence ATGAGCCGCCATCTCGAAAGCTGCCAAGAGGCGTGGAACGGCGAGGCCCCCGATTGGGTGCTGGCCCTGGCACGGGCCTGCGACGAGCTGGGCGGTCACCGCCAGGCCGGCGAGACCTGCGGCATCAGCCGCGCGACCGTCTCCATGCTGATGCGCAACGCCTACGACCGTGATGCTCGGCAGATCGAACAGCGCGTCCGTGGCCGCTTACTCGACGCAGCGGTCGACTGTCCGGTGCTCGGTGAGCTGCGCCGCGACCGTTGCCTCGAACACCAGGGGCGGCGTCTGGGCGACCTGGGGTCGTCGCCGATGAACGTCCAGCTCTATCGGGCCTGCCAAACCTGCAGTCACAACCTCAGGAGACAGCCATGA
- a CDS encoding host nuclease inhibitor protein, which produces MKAVKRIDETTDLSELVCDQGLLRAWCWRSGEIEFGPAVPEGAMALGAGKPETFYAGIEAGARRALDGETLLLPGVPEAVSEKSAQLAVVGWLAWRSGDRVRATQIAAERLALQQAGGAPC; this is translated from the coding sequence ATGAAAGCGGTGAAGAGGATCGACGAGACGACGGACCTGTCGGAGCTGGTCTGCGACCAGGGCCTTCTGCGGGCCTGGTGCTGGCGAAGCGGCGAGATCGAGTTCGGGCCGGCGGTCCCGGAGGGTGCGATGGCGCTGGGCGCCGGCAAACCGGAGACCTTCTACGCCGGGATCGAAGCCGGGGCGCGTCGCGCCCTTGACGGCGAGACGCTGCTGCTGCCGGGCGTGCCGGAAGCGGTGTCGGAGAAGTCGGCGCAGCTGGCGGTCGTCGGTTGGCTCGCCTGGCGCTCGGGAGACCGGGTCAGGGCGACGCAGATCGCGGCCGAGCGGCTGGCGCTGCAGCAGGCAGGAGGCGCGCCATGCTGA
- a CDS encoding DUF3164 family protein, with translation MTDHETTPAPRYSLPTPRVAAPEGYVQDAKGRLVPEQQVKGAEALEDQTVRIIMAYAVELANQIDRFYHHTQLDLQTFLLALADQYGASKRGAEGKGNVTLTSYDGLLKVQFAVADRLVFGPSLQVAKSLFDECVGEWSADARPELRAIIADAFQTDKEGSVNREAVLRLLRLEIDDLRWEQAQAAIRDAIRVIGTKRYVRFYSRERPDAPWQPIPIDLSAS, from the coding sequence GTGACCGATCACGAGACGACGCCGGCGCCGAGGTACAGCCTGCCGACCCCCAGGGTCGCGGCGCCGGAAGGCTACGTCCAGGACGCCAAGGGGCGGCTGGTGCCGGAGCAACAGGTCAAGGGCGCCGAGGCGCTGGAAGACCAGACGGTGCGGATCATCATGGCCTACGCCGTCGAGCTGGCCAATCAGATCGACCGCTTCTACCACCACACGCAGCTGGATTTGCAGACCTTCCTGCTGGCCCTGGCCGACCAGTACGGCGCGAGCAAGCGCGGCGCCGAAGGCAAGGGAAACGTCACGCTGACCAGCTACGACGGGCTGCTCAAGGTTCAGTTCGCGGTCGCCGACCGGCTGGTCTTCGGCCCGTCGCTACAGGTCGCAAAGAGCCTCTTCGACGAGTGCGTCGGCGAGTGGTCGGCAGATGCCCGGCCGGAGCTGCGGGCGATCATCGCCGACGCCTTCCAGACCGACAAGGAAGGTTCGGTGAACCGGGAAGCCGTGCTGCGGCTGCTGCGTCTCGAAATCGACGATCTGCGGTGGGAGCAAGCGCAGGCCGCGATCCGCGACGCTATCCGCGTGATCGGCACCAAGCGCTACGTCCGATTCTACAGCCGCGAGCGGCCGGACGCGCCCTGGCAGCCGATCCCCATCGACCTATCCGCCAGCTGA
- a CDS encoding MT-A70 family methyltransferase: protein MTLAPAVDLFGQPLPAAPVPRRKRPLAPPPPRVPGGYGCLLLDLPWQFALRSEEGEEKAPQAHYDCWTTEELATVWKEHLGIDWLTAPDCGAVFWATFPMLPDALEVIEAWGFAYSTGGSWFKQTKHGKAAFGPGYRLRTAAEPFLVATRGNPPLKARNVRNAIAAATRGHSRKPDQIYAVCEALFEGPYLEICARQAAPGWDAWGDEVGLFEWEE, encoded by the coding sequence ATGACCCTCGCGCCCGCCGTCGATCTCTTCGGGCAGCCGCTGCCGGCCGCGCCGGTACCGCGCCGAAAGCGGCCGCTGGCGCCGCCGCCCCCGCGGGTGCCTGGCGGCTACGGCTGCCTGCTGCTGGACCTGCCGTGGCAATTCGCGCTGCGCTCCGAGGAAGGCGAAGAGAAGGCGCCGCAAGCGCACTACGACTGCTGGACCACCGAGGAGCTGGCCACCGTTTGGAAGGAACACCTCGGGATCGACTGGCTAACCGCGCCGGACTGCGGCGCAGTCTTCTGGGCAACCTTCCCGATGCTGCCGGACGCGCTGGAGGTGATTGAGGCTTGGGGCTTCGCCTACTCGACTGGCGGCAGCTGGTTCAAACAAACCAAGCATGGCAAGGCCGCCTTCGGCCCCGGCTACCGGCTGCGCACTGCGGCCGAGCCCTTCCTGGTGGCGACGCGCGGGAACCCGCCGCTGAAGGCCCGGAACGTTCGCAACGCCATCGCCGCCGCGACGCGCGGTCACAGCCGCAAGCCCGATCAAATCTACGCGGTCTGCGAGGCCCTGTTCGAGGGGCCGTACCTCGAAATCTGCGCCCGCCAGGCGGCGCCGGGCTGGGATGCCTGGGGCGACGAGGTCGGGCTCTTCGAGTGGGAGGAGTGA